One Setaria viridis chromosome 3, Setaria_viridis_v4.0, whole genome shotgun sequence DNA window includes the following coding sequences:
- the LOC117850545 gene encoding uncharacterized protein isoform X2: protein MISAIYFKGYASLTNIRKIEWNNRGMSTVHAIFITIMSVYLVFLSGLFSDRLDGPVTFRSSHLSNFTLGVSVGYFIADLAMIFWFYPSLGGMEYVFHHILSLVCAVYAMLSGEGQLYTYMVLISETTTPGINLRWFLDVAGRKNSKAYLVNGIAMFVTWLVARIILFLYLFYHIFMNYDQVKQMDTVACLLISVAPTVLFIMNVMWFSKILRGLKKTLAKRHVE, encoded by the exons ATGATCAGTGCTATCTACTTCAAAGGTTATGCTTCCCTTACAAATATTCGGAAGATTGAATGGAACAATAG GGGAATGTCCACTGTCCATGCAATATTCATTACAATTATGTCAGTATATCTAGTCTTCTTGTCAGGTTTGTTCTCTGATCGGCTGGATGGACCAGTAACATTTCGGAGTTCGCACCTCTCCAATTTTACATTAGGG GTGTCTGTTGGGTACTTCATTGCAGATCTTGCCATGATATTTTGGTTTTACCCTTCCCTTGGTGGTATGGAGTAT GTTTTCCACCACATTCTATCACTTGTTTGTGCTGTATATGCCATGCTATCTGGGGAAGGACAGTTATACACGTACATGGTTCTCATCTCTGAAACTACGACGCCAGGAATCAACCTACGATG GTTCCTTGATGTCGCTGGAAGAAAAAACTCCAAAGCATACCTTGTCAACGGAATTGCAATGTTTGTTACTTGGCTG GTGGCTAGGATAATTCTGTTCCTCTACTTGTTCTATCACATCTTTATGAACTATGACCAG GTTAAGCAGATGGACACTGTTGCTTGTCTTCTGATATCTGTTGCCCCCACTGTACTATTCATAATGAATGTAATGTGGTTTTCCAAGATCTTAAGAGGTCTCAAGAAGACACTGGCCAAGCGGCATGTTGAGTAG
- the LOC117850544 gene encoding probable aspartyl protease At4g16563: protein MDAFHITCIINCKLDAFIDVNSFLRLINTPNSLLLLILSHNMHPFIHIYIILLCIISSFFNSQATDTKPQTQSSLVLGLSHVRSLYTPSMTLLNSTKYDFLDIVEPVTAYTDGYLLSLNLGTPPQVFQVYLDTGSDLTWVPCGTSSYQCMECGDQHSSSKPTPMFLPSQSSSNTWDLCGSRFCVDVHSSDNRFDPCAAVGCAIPAFTSGLCPRPCPPFSYTYGGGALVLGSLARDSVTLHGSIHGIDPLSPVEFPGFSFGCVGSSIREPIGIAGFGKGTLSLPSQLGFLGKGFSHCFLGFRFARNPNFTSPLVMGDLALSSATDDGGFIFTPMLKSVTYPNFYYIGLEGVSFGADGGSASTMAAAPPSLSGVDSQGNGGVLVDTGTTYTHLPDPFYASLLASLAAVVPYGRSRDMEARTGFDLCFRVPCTRAPCAAEDDELPPISLHLAGGGRLTLPKLSSYYPVTAVRDSVVVKCLLFQRMDDDGGDAGGGGASGPGAVLGSFQMQNVEVVYDLVAGRVGFLPRDCAVRA from the coding sequence ATGGATGCATTTCATATTACTTGCATTATTAATTGCAAATTAGATGCTTTTATTGATGTAAACAGCTTTCTAAGGCTTATAAATACTCCTAATTCTCTTCTCCTGCTCATACTATCACACAATATGCATCCTTTCATTCACATATACATCATTCTTCTTTGCATCATATCCAGCTTCTTCAATTCCCAGGCAACAGATACCAAACCCCAGACCCAGAGCAGCCTTGTCCTTGGCCTTAGCCATGTCAGGTCTCTGTATACTCCATCCATGACACTACTGAACTCCACAAAATATGACTTCTTGGACATCGTAGAACCAGTAACAGCATACACAGATGGCTACTTGCTGTCCCTGAACCTTGGCACACCCCCACAGGTCTTCCAAGTGTACCTGGACACGGGGAGTGACCTCACCTGGGTCCCCTGTGGCACCAGCAGTTACCAGTGCATGGAGTGTGGCGATCAGCATAGCTCCTCTAAGCCAACCCCAATGTTCTTGCCGTCTCAATCCTCGTCGAACACATGGGACCTCTGCGGCAGCCGCTTCTGCGTCGACGTCCACAGCTCCGACAACAGGTTTGATCCTTGCGCAGCGGTGGGATGCGCCATCCCTGCCTTCACCAGTGGTCTCTGCCCCAGACCTTGCCCTCCTTTCTCCTACACTTACGGCGGTGGAGCACTGGTCCTGGGGTCCCTTGCAAGGGACTCTGTAACGCTCCATGGAAGCATACATGGCATTGATCCTCTGTCACCTGTGGAGTTCCCAGGCTTCAGCTTCGGCTGTGTGGGCAGCTCCATCAGGGAGCCGATCGGCATTGCCGGGTTCGGCAAGGGCACGCTGTCCCTGCCCTCCCAGCTAGGGTTCCTGGGCAAGGGCTTCTCCCACTGCTTCCTCGGCTTCCGGTTCGCGAGGAACCCCAACTTCACCAGCCCTCTGGTGATGGGCGACCTAGCGCTGTCGTcggcgaccgacgacggcggcttcATCTTCACCCCGATGCTGAAGAGCGTCACCTACCCAAACTTCTACTACATCGGCCTGGAGGGCGTCAGCTTCGGAGCCGATGGCGGCTCTGCTTCCACCATGGCCGCTGCTCCCCCGAGCTTGAGCGGCGTCGACTCCCAAGGCAACGGCGGTGTGCTCGTCGACACCGGGACGACGTACACCCACCTCCCGGACCCGTTCTACGCGTCGCTCCTGGCGTCCCTCGCCGCGGTCGTGCCGTACGGGAGGTCGCGCGACATGGAGGCGCGCACGGGGTTCGACCTCTGCTTCAGGGTCCCCTGCACGCGCGCGCCGTGCGCGGCGGAGGACGACGAGCTGCCGCCGATCagcctccacctcgccggcggcggcaggctgaCGCTGCCCAAGCTGAGCAGCTACTACCCGGTGACCGCGGTCAGGGACTCCGTCGTGGTGAAGTGCCTGCTGTTCCAGAggatggacgacgacggcggtgatgccggcggcggcggcgcgagcgggcCGGGAGCGGTGCTTGGGAGCTTCCAGATGCAGAACGTGGAGGTGGTGTACGATCTGGTGGCGGGGCGGGTGGGGTTCTTGCCGAGGGACTGTGCCGTCCGCGCCTAG
- the LOC117847548 gene encoding uncharacterized protein, with translation MSERRYTEQEEALEIKSLRRILAAYANYQDAAERDVKRYERSFKMLPPAHKELLFHLGLKYQRLRWCISMNAAFIMNMLEAFEHPFDMSRYLDVGGDDHPSNMHDHIHVDCTHSSGRGDCSTISTSRSNTSLDEQHDNPQEDAKAHGSSSETVNKKDEEDHTARCSQPVGSNLGTSQGVHVSCNGDTDTSTAYCQDKDVSASSAVDNVTPRHCAGSLFKLNVPPIDVDKVRCIIRNIVRDWAEEGQKERDECYKPILEELNRLFPNRSNERPPSCLVPGAGLGRLALEISSLGFVSQGNEFSYYMLICSSFILNHTQEANEWTIYPWIHSNCNSLSDNDQLRPVSFPDIHPSSAGITDGFSMCAGDFVEVYSEESQESAWDAVVTCFFLDTAHNIVEYIEIISKVLKDGGVWINLGPLLYHFADSYGPDDDMSIELSLEDVKKVAYHYGFVMEVEKMIETTYTANMRAMMQNRYRAAFWTMRKNASRAKAQKPR, from the exons aTGAGCGAGCGGCGGTACACCGAGCAGGAGGAGGCCCTCGAGATCAAGTCCCTCCGCCGCATCCTCGCCGCCTATGCCAA CTATCAAGATGCAGCAGAAAGGGATGTCAAGAGATATGAGCGGTCATTTAAAATGCTTCCTCCTGCACACAAg GAACTTCTTTTCCACCTTGGTCTGAAGTACCAAAGACTCAGATG GTGTATATCCATGAACGCAGCTTTTATTATGAACATGCTTGAG GCATTTGAACATCCTTTCGACATGAGTCGTTATCTAGATGTTGGTGGCGATGATCATCCATCGAACATGCATGACCACATTCATGTGGATTGCACTCATTCCAGTGGGAGGGGTGATTGCTCAACAATTTCTACTTCCAGAAGCAATACATCATTGGATGAGCAGCATGATAACCCCCAAGAAGATGCCAAGGCCCATGGTTCTTCAAGTGAAACTGTCAATAAAAAG GATGAGGAAGACCACACGGCACGCTGCTCGCAGCCTGTTGGCAGCAACTTGGGAACATCCCAAGGTGTACATGTATCGTGTAATGGTGATACAGATACGAGCACAGCTTATTGTCAAGATAAAGATGTCTCTGCATCTTCTGCTGTTGATAAT GTAACACCACGGCATTGCGCAGGTTCATTGTTCAAGTTGAATGTTCCTCCAATTGATGTTGACAAG GTACGATGCATCATAAGAAATATAGTGAGAGATTGGGCTGAAGAG GGTCAAAAGGAACGTGATGAGTGCTACAAGCCTATTCTCGAGGAGCTTAATCGTCTTTTTCCTAACCGGAGCAATGAAAG GCCTCCTTCATGTCTAGTCCCTGGTGCTGGGCTTGGGAGATTGGCGCTGGAGATATCTTCTCTGG GTTTTGTAAGCCAGGGGAATGAGTTCTCATATTACATGCTGATTTGTTCAAGTTTCATCCTGAACCA CACCCAAGAGGCTAATGAATGGACTATATATCCTTGGATACACAGTAACTGCAATTCTCTTTCAGACAATGATCAACTTCGGCCTGTTTCATTTCCTGATATCCATCCCTCAAG TGCAGGTATCACGGATGGATTTTCAATGTGTGCTGGGGATTTTGTAGAGGTCTACAGTGAGGAGAGCCAAGAAT CTGCATGGGATGCTGTTGTAACTTGCTTCTTCCTGGATACGGCACACAATATTGTTGAATATATTGAGATCATATCAAAAGTTCTTAAGGATGGTGGG GTCTGGATAAACTTGGGCCCGCTTCTATATCACTTTGCTGATTCATATGGGCCTGATGAT GATATGTCTATTGAACTAAGTCTGGAAGATGTGAAAAAGGTTGCTTACCATTACGGATTTGTGATGGAG GTGGAGAAAATGATAGAAACTACTTACACTGCAAATATGAGAGCAATGATGCAG AATCGATACCGTGCAGCATTCTGGACAATGAGGAAGAATGCATCTCGGGCAAAGGCTCAGAAGCCTCGTTGA
- the LOC117850545 gene encoding uncharacterized protein isoform X1, translated as MDFPVDPIMMYKYKAELFLKEYLLADSYVLYAAVLGGILMCKLSYDITHMISAIYFKGYASLTNIRKIEWNNRGMSTVHAIFITIMSVYLVFLSGLFSDRLDGPVTFRSSHLSNFTLGVSVGYFIADLAMIFWFYPSLGGMEYVFHHILSLVCAVYAMLSGEGQLYTYMVLISETTTPGINLRWFLDVAGRKNSKAYLVNGIAMFVTWLVARIILFLYLFYHIFMNYDQVKQMDTVACLLISVAPTVLFIMNVMWFSKILRGLKKTLAKRHVE; from the exons ATGGATTTTCCTGTGGATCCAATCATGATGTATAAGTACAAAGCAGAACTGTTTCTTAAGGAATACTTGCTAGCAGATTCATATGTTCTGTATGCTGCTGTGCTTGGGGGGATCCTGATGTGCAAGTTG TCCTACGACATCACACACATGATCAGTGCTATCTACTTCAAAGGTTATGCTTCCCTTACAAATATTCGGAAGATTGAATGGAACAATAG GGGAATGTCCACTGTCCATGCAATATTCATTACAATTATGTCAGTATATCTAGTCTTCTTGTCAGGTTTGTTCTCTGATCGGCTGGATGGACCAGTAACATTTCGGAGTTCGCACCTCTCCAATTTTACATTAGGG GTGTCTGTTGGGTACTTCATTGCAGATCTTGCCATGATATTTTGGTTTTACCCTTCCCTTGGTGGTATGGAGTAT GTTTTCCACCACATTCTATCACTTGTTTGTGCTGTATATGCCATGCTATCTGGGGAAGGACAGTTATACACGTACATGGTTCTCATCTCTGAAACTACGACGCCAGGAATCAACCTACGATG GTTCCTTGATGTCGCTGGAAGAAAAAACTCCAAAGCATACCTTGTCAACGGAATTGCAATGTTTGTTACTTGGCTG GTGGCTAGGATAATTCTGTTCCTCTACTTGTTCTATCACATCTTTATGAACTATGACCAG GTTAAGCAGATGGACACTGTTGCTTGTCTTCTGATATCTGTTGCCCCCACTGTACTATTCATAATGAATGTAATGTGGTTTTCCAAGATCTTAAGAGGTCTCAAGAAGACACTGGCCAAGCGGCATGTTGAGTAG